Proteins from a single region of Paenibacillus sp. BIHB 4019:
- a CDS encoding glycosyl hydrolase: MKTTKFALTLLMLASTLLWALPASAKTNFYNGAWIGTWPNQSLNNIAAYEELIGGHQDVVHTFVNSNQGINEWKGFMDYVNNNGSINLLTLEFKNKNYKEYSTADINRGVVDAYLKQTAKQLVNWQAANKNPEIWLRIFHEGNGNWYGWGVGDSTVNTNETYKAAFQRVVTIFREQGATNVKFMYNVNAENVGKNASFTAMYPGDAYVDLLSIDGYNFGTKESWSSWRSFNDVFYASYKALTSMSSKPIIIAETGTTESGGSKNEWVIDAMNQVQSPAYSQIKGLIWFNENKELDWHIDSSADSLSAYQTLQKTL; this comes from the coding sequence ATGAAAACTACAAAATTCGCTCTTACACTCCTTATGCTCGCATCGACATTACTCTGGGCACTCCCTGCTAGCGCAAAAACCAACTTTTACAACGGAGCATGGATCGGCACTTGGCCGAACCAAAGCTTGAACAACATCGCTGCTTACGAGGAACTGATTGGTGGACACCAAGATGTTGTACATACTTTTGTCAACTCGAACCAAGGGATTAATGAATGGAAGGGCTTTATGGACTATGTAAATAATAATGGTTCGATTAACCTACTTACCCTTGAGTTTAAAAATAAAAATTACAAAGAATATTCGACTGCTGATATAAATAGAGGCGTAGTAGACGCTTACCTGAAACAAACGGCAAAACAACTGGTTAACTGGCAAGCAGCTAACAAAAACCCTGAAATTTGGCTTCGCATTTTCCACGAAGGCAATGGCAACTGGTACGGCTGGGGCGTTGGCGACAGCACAGTTAACACAAACGAGACTTACAAAGCGGCATTCCAACGTGTCGTTACGATTTTCAGAGAGCAAGGCGCAACGAATGTGAAATTCATGTACAACGTAAACGCTGAAAATGTTGGCAAAAACGCATCGTTTACAGCTATGTACCCAGGTGATGCTTACGTAGACCTGCTTTCGATCGATGGCTACAACTTTGGAACGAAAGAATCGTGGAGCTCGTGGAGAAGCTTTAACGACGTGTTCTACGCTTCGTACAAAGCGTTGACAAGCATGTCGAGCAAGCCGATCATTATCGCTGAAACTGGCACAACAGAAAGCGGCGGCAGCAAAAACGAGTGGGTTATTGATGCGATGAATCAAGTTCAATCGCCAGCGTACAGCCAAATTAAAGGCCTGATCTGGTTCAACGAAAACAAAGAGCTGGACTGGCATATCGATTCGTCGGCTGATAGCCTGAGCGCTTACCAAACGCTGCAAAAAACGCTTTAA
- a CDS encoding mannosyltransferase family protein gives MESLLLKAKSNTQVLIFLLSLFVITRILLYFAGFLGMNLFPNYQIPPDYTVVQGHDFTSSQLSIQTDISQLKKPSFEDLRKFDSVWYLGIAENGYDTYNINESHPSANWVFFPLYPLLVFLVESISKYDATVVGSVLSNLFLLVSLFYFYGICLKRGLKQEHAQVAVLLLLIFPTAIFYAVPYTESLFLMLSLMTVYYAMQKRYFLAFLFGGLSAVTRNLGFVNLFFVVGTLLIEHRLYRFKWKDTKYLGYAIISALPLAGYLLYMKWLTGDMLAPITEQSINWYRKTVAPFSNYIHFLQKPYFSGNGGWENGLLAFIIANAVLVIFAAFLIMRWKDIRRNAHEWLFFAYGLLLMLIPFASAEFLQSIPRYVMVAFPFYLYFADVLKNNKALQMFYFMMFFLLHIVYAICYFNGYFFVV, from the coding sequence ATGGAATCGCTGCTGCTTAAAGCAAAATCGAATACGCAAGTTTTGATCTTCCTATTATCCTTGTTTGTCATAACGAGAATATTGCTTTATTTTGCAGGCTTTCTCGGCATGAATCTGTTCCCGAACTATCAAATTCCGCCAGACTATACGGTCGTGCAGGGGCATGATTTTACATCGAGCCAGCTCTCGATCCAGACGGATATTTCACAGCTGAAGAAGCCGAGCTTCGAGGATCTAAGGAAATTTGACAGCGTATGGTATTTGGGAATTGCCGAAAATGGCTATGATACGTATAACATCAACGAATCGCATCCTAGTGCAAATTGGGTTTTTTTTCCTTTATACCCTTTGTTAGTCTTTTTGGTGGAGTCTATTTCTAAATACGATGCGACAGTCGTAGGATCGGTTTTATCGAATTTGTTTTTGCTCGTATCGCTTTTTTATTTTTATGGCATTTGTTTAAAAAGAGGGCTGAAACAGGAGCATGCCCAAGTCGCGGTGCTGCTGCTGCTCATTTTTCCGACCGCCATCTTCTATGCCGTGCCTTATACAGAGAGCCTGTTCCTCATGCTATCGTTAATGACCGTCTATTATGCGATGCAAAAACGATATTTTCTCGCGTTTCTGTTCGGGGGCTTGTCCGCTGTGACGCGCAACTTGGGCTTCGTCAACTTGTTTTTCGTTGTGGGTACGCTGTTGATCGAACACAGGCTGTACCGTTTCAAGTGGAAGGACACGAAGTATTTAGGCTATGCAATCATTTCGGCGCTGCCGCTAGCCGGTTATCTGTTGTACATGAAATGGCTTACTGGCGATATGCTGGCTCCGATTACCGAGCAAAGCATCAACTGGTATCGCAAGACGGTTGCTCCGTTCTCGAACTATATTCATTTTCTCCAAAAGCCTTATTTCTCAGGAAATGGCGGCTGGGAAAATGGCCTGCTTGCCTTTATTATCGCGAATGCCGTCCTCGTCATTTTTGCTGCCTTTCTTATTATGCGCTGGAAAGATATTCGCCGTAATGCTCATGAATGGCTGTTTTTTGCCTATGGTTTGCTGCTTATGCTCATTCCGTTCGCCAGCGCCGAATTTTTGCAGAGCATTCCACGTTATGTCATGGTGGCGTTCCCCTTTTACCTTTATTTTGCGGATGTGCTGAAAAATAATAAGGCGCTGCAAATGTTTTATTTCATGATGTTTTTCCTGCTTCATATTGTGTATGCGATTTGCTACTTTAATGGATATTTTTTCGTTGTATAA
- a CDS encoding glycosyltransferase family 2 protein, whose protein sequence is MRGDESDLPIVSIVMPCYNEEEALPETVRQMSLLLERLVKERKVSEHSKMLLVDDGSRDKTWSLIDSFHRSNRFVSGLKLSRNVGHQRALLAGLLTAKEYADCIISIDADLQDDITVIDQFIEKYKQGYEVVYGVRNKRTTDTMFKKFSAQFFYKLMIKLGVNVVYNHADYRMMSRKIVDKLEEYQEVNLFLRGIIPTIGFKSDSVYYDRLERTAGESKYPLKKMLIFAWEGITSFSVSPIRAVSVVGFFMSVMSLVFALYVFVRHLQGNTVSGWSSMILSIWFIGGIQLLCIGLIGEYIGKIYIETKKRPKYFVETVLHNAVPVETKTQQLQETR, encoded by the coding sequence ATGAGAGGCGATGAGTCCGATTTGCCTATTGTATCGATCGTCATGCCCTGCTATAACGAGGAAGAAGCGCTGCCGGAAACGGTGCGGCAAATGTCCCTGCTGCTGGAACGGCTGGTGAAGGAAAGAAAGGTATCCGAGCACAGCAAAATGCTGCTTGTTGACGATGGAAGCCGCGATAAAACGTGGTCGCTCATTGATTCCTTTCACCGGAGCAACCGTTTTGTGAGCGGGCTGAAGCTTTCCCGGAACGTCGGGCATCAGCGGGCACTGCTGGCAGGCTTGTTGACAGCAAAGGAATATGCGGATTGCATTATTTCCATCGATGCCGATTTGCAGGACGATATTACGGTGATCGACCAGTTTATTGAGAAGTACAAGCAGGGCTATGAAGTCGTGTACGGCGTGCGGAACAAGCGGACGACCGATACGATGTTCAAAAAGTTCAGCGCGCAGTTTTTCTACAAATTAATGATTAAGCTTGGTGTAAATGTCGTTTATAATCATGCGGATTACCGGATGATGAGCAGGAAGATCGTTGACAAACTGGAGGAGTACCAGGAGGTCAATTTATTCCTGCGTGGCATTATTCCTACCATTGGCTTCAAATCCGACAGCGTGTATTATGATCGTCTGGAGCGAACCGCTGGGGAATCGAAATATCCACTGAAAAAAATGCTTATCTTCGCATGGGAAGGCATTACCTCGTTCAGCGTGTCTCCTATCCGCGCGGTGTCGGTTGTCGGCTTTTTTATGTCGGTCATGAGTCTTGTATTCGCCCTTTATGTATTCGTCAGGCATTTGCAGGGCAACACGGTATCCGGCTGGAGCTCGATGATTCTTTCGATTTGGTTCATAGGCGGCATTCAGCTGCTGTGCATTGGACTAATTGGCGAATATATCGGCAAAATTTACATTGAAACGAAGAAACGGCCGAAATACTTCGTAGAAACCGTGCTGCATAACGCTGTGCCGGTGGAAACGAAAACGCAGCAATTACAAGAGACGAGGTGA
- the argS gene encoding arginine--tRNA ligase produces the protein MSGNVLEQLYEQVKAAIADAAVAGGLAAREELPAFVLEVPKDKEHGDLATNAAMQLTKLAKKNPRMIAETIIANLDYAKASIQSAEIAGPGFINFRMDKSYLYAVVGEVVAGGDNYGRTQIGAGKRVEMEFVSANPTGSLHLGHARGAAVGDALCNVLEYAGYEVTREYYINDAGNQVNNLAKSIEARYQQALGKEAEMPEDGYHGADIVGFGELLAEQEGDRLLSLSTEERLEFFRSFGLERELDKIKHDLNRFRVGFDIWYSETSLYKNGKVEQALEALKEKGHVYEEEGATWLDTMPFGDDKNRVLVKNDGSYTYLTPDIAYHMDKYSRGYDRMINIWGADHHGYIPRVKAAMEALGNDPSKLVVLIAQMVSLFQDGEKVKMSKRTGKAVTMQDLMDEVGVDAIRYFFTMRSMDSHLDFDMDLAISTSNENPVFYVQYAHARICSIFRQAQEQSLALLPLEQIDLSKLTSEAEYDLLRKLGELPQEVAEAAEQYAPHRIIRYVYELASQFHSYYRAERVITEDAAQTQARLALLGAIRTVIANALRLVGVSAPQQM, from the coding sequence ATGAGTGGAAATGTATTAGAGCAATTGTATGAGCAGGTAAAAGCGGCTATTGCCGACGCGGCAGTAGCGGGCGGGCTCGCAGCGCGCGAGGAGCTGCCGGCATTCGTGCTGGAGGTGCCTAAGGATAAAGAGCATGGCGACTTGGCGACCAATGCAGCGATGCAGCTTACCAAGCTGGCGAAAAAAAATCCGCGGATGATTGCCGAAACGATTATCGCCAATCTCGATTATGCGAAAGCATCGATTCAATCGGCTGAAATCGCCGGACCAGGCTTCATTAACTTCCGTATGGACAAAAGCTACTTGTACGCCGTTGTTGGCGAGGTTGTCGCAGGTGGAGACAACTACGGACGCACGCAAATCGGCGCAGGCAAGCGCGTGGAGATGGAATTCGTCAGCGCGAATCCGACGGGCAGCCTGCATCTTGGACATGCACGCGGCGCAGCGGTAGGCGATGCGCTGTGCAATGTGCTTGAATATGCGGGCTATGAAGTGACCCGCGAATATTATATTAACGATGCCGGCAATCAGGTGAACAACCTGGCGAAGTCGATTGAAGCACGCTACCAGCAGGCGCTGGGCAAGGAAGCGGAGATGCCGGAGGATGGCTACCACGGCGCGGATATTGTCGGCTTTGGAGAGCTGCTGGCTGAGCAGGAGGGTGATCGCCTGCTGAGCTTGAGCACAGAGGAGCGCTTGGAGTTTTTCCGCAGCTTCGGCCTGGAGCGCGAGCTGGACAAGATCAAGCATGATCTTAATCGCTTCCGTGTCGGCTTCGACATCTGGTACAGCGAGACATCGCTATACAAGAACGGCAAGGTTGAACAGGCGCTGGAGGCGCTTAAGGAGAAGGGCCACGTCTATGAGGAAGAGGGCGCAACCTGGCTCGATACGATGCCTTTCGGCGACGATAAAAACCGCGTGCTCGTCAAAAATGACGGCTCCTACACGTATTTGACGCCGGACATCGCGTACCATATGGACAAGTACAGCCGCGGCTATGACCGGATGATCAACATTTGGGGCGCAGACCACCACGGCTACATTCCGCGCGTTAAAGCGGCGATGGAGGCGCTAGGCAACGACCCAAGCAAGCTGGTCGTATTGATTGCCCAGATGGTCAGCCTGTTCCAGGACGGCGAAAAGGTGAAAATGTCCAAGCGTACCGGCAAAGCGGTTACGATGCAGGATTTGATGGATGAGGTAGGCGTAGACGCCATCCGTTATTTCTTCACGATGCGCAGCATGGACTCGCATCTGGATTTTGATATGGATCTCGCGATTTCTACATCCAACGAGAATCCGGTATTTTATGTGCAATATGCGCATGCGCGTATTTGCAGCATTTTCCGCCAGGCGCAGGAGCAGAGCCTCGCGCTGCTGCCGCTTGAGCAGATCGACCTCAGCAAGCTAACGTCGGAGGCTGAATACGACCTGCTGCGCAAGCTCGGCGAGCTGCCGCAGGAAGTGGCAGAGGCGGCGGAGCAATATGCGCCGCATCGCATCATTCGCTATGTATATGAACTGGCCTCCCAGTTCCACAGCTATTACAGAGCAGAACGCGTCATTACCGAAGACGCGGCGCAGACTCAGGCGCGCCTTGCGCTGCTTGGCGCTATTCGCACCGTCATTGCGAATGCGCTCCGCCTCGTGGGCGTTTCGGCTCCTCAGCAAATGTAA
- a CDS encoding DUF1934 domain-containing protein, whose amino-acid sequence MSDRMNVSIKLESRQDGAVQVGEHRGELFRKDRSLYIRYEEPIEGEANAEPIRSLIRYRQGELLITRRGAVESEQLFAVGGKRAGRYRSPFMNFQMETETKQLVLHADGAAAGELAEPPFSIEWKYDLWIDEHLSGRFHIRLYIQGEQ is encoded by the coding sequence ATGTCAGATAGAATGAACGTCAGCATTAAGCTGGAAAGCAGGCAGGATGGCGCTGTTCAGGTGGGTGAGCATCGCGGGGAGCTGTTTCGCAAGGATCGCTCGCTCTATATCCGCTATGAGGAGCCGATCGAGGGAGAAGCGAATGCAGAGCCAATCAGGTCGCTTATTCGCTATCGCCAAGGCGAGCTGCTTATTACGCGCAGGGGAGCGGTAGAATCGGAGCAGCTTTTCGCTGTGGGCGGCAAGCGGGCTGGACGCTATCGGTCTCCATTTATGAATTTTCAAATGGAGACGGAGACGAAGCAGCTTGTGCTTCATGCGGATGGCGCTGCTGCGGGAGAGCTGGCGGAGCCGCCTTTTTCAATAGAGTGGAAATATGATTTATGGATTGACGAGCATTTATCTGGCCGATTTCATATTCGGCTGTATATTCAGGGGGAACAGTAA
- a CDS encoding DNA-deoxyinosine glycosylase — MTERVYSFPPVIDERARVLVLGTAPSVKSLEHRQFYGHPRNYFWGMVYGLFDAGAPDEDYAKRLVFLQEHRLAVFDVIESCEREGSLDVNIKDEKPNDLPALLAQYPGLRCFAFNGTKAYDTFRKYFREHPAFDSLALLKMPSTSPIPTQKMRNLEDRIAAWRGIVPFLEEQ, encoded by the coding sequence ATGACAGAGCGTGTATATTCATTTCCTCCCGTCATTGACGAGCGGGCCCGCGTGCTGGTGCTGGGGACGGCGCCGAGCGTGAAATCGCTGGAGCATCGGCAGTTTTACGGGCATCCGCGGAACTATTTTTGGGGAATGGTGTATGGGTTGTTTGATGCCGGGGCGCCGGATGAGGATTATGCGAAGCGGCTCGTTTTTTTGCAGGAGCATCGGCTGGCGGTGTTCGACGTCATTGAATCCTGTGAGCGCGAAGGCAGCCTTGATGTGAACATTAAAGATGAGAAGCCGAATGATTTACCTGCGCTGCTGGCGCAATATCCAGGGCTGCGCTGCTTTGCATTTAATGGAACGAAGGCGTACGATACGTTTCGAAAATATTTTCGCGAGCATCCGGCGTTTGACTCGCTGGCGCTGCTCAAGATGCCATCCACGAGCCCGATTCCGACGCAGAAAATGCGAAATCTCGAAGATCGGATCGCAGCGTGGCGCGGCATTGTTCCTTTTCTAGAGGAGCAGTAA
- a CDS encoding LrgB family protein — MMALIYILLTVGIYWGAKRLHRLKPVLLLSPLLVTPIAVILILALGKIPYQNYNEGGHLLSSMVGPATIALAVPMYKNAAIMKKHALEIIAGVLSGWVVGMMAALLFSRSLKLSDSLIDSLLLRSTTTPIALAISDMIGGISTLTAIFVLVTGILGTIIGPLVIRMARIRSDIAKGVLMGSSAHSAGAHKAFEFGLVPGSIASIAMIATAFISLALLPWLTGLFMHG, encoded by the coding sequence ATGATGGCGCTGATCTATATTTTGCTGACAGTAGGCATTTATTGGGGAGCGAAGCGGCTGCACCGGTTGAAGCCCGTGCTGCTGCTGTCTCCGCTGCTTGTGACACCGATTGCCGTCATTCTTATTCTGGCATTAGGGAAAATTCCTTATCAAAATTATAATGAGGGCGGCCATTTGCTCAGCAGCATGGTGGGTCCGGCAACGATTGCTTTGGCGGTTCCTATGTATAAGAATGCAGCTATTATGAAAAAGCATGCGCTTGAAATTATTGCGGGCGTTCTCTCGGGCTGGGTTGTCGGCATGATGGCGGCGCTGTTGTTCAGCCGTTCGCTGAAGCTGAGCGATAGCCTGATTGACTCGCTGCTGCTGCGGTCGACGACAACGCCGATTGCGCTGGCTATTAGCGATATGATCGGCGGCATTTCTACCTTGACGGCTATTTTCGTGCTGGTTACAGGCATTCTTGGCACGATTATTGGGCCGCTCGTTATTCGAATGGCACGCATTCGCAGCGATATCGCCAAAGGAGTTCTCATGGGGAGCAGCGCACATAGCGCTGGTGCTCATAAAGCGTTTGAGTTTGGGCTTGTGCCGGGATCGATTGCGAGCATTGCGATGATCGCGACCGCCTTTATCTCGCTGGCGCTGCTGCCTTGGCTGACGGGGCTGTTCATGCATGGGTAA
- a CDS encoding CidA/LrgA family holin-like protein, with amino-acid sequence MIRKITLGLVQVLFFVALFWTLNGLSVWLHLKVPGSILGLILVFLLLQFRVIKVEWVELGSKWLVAEMLLFFIPPAAGMMQFKDLLLGSGVQILLVIVVTSVLVMVCAGVMTQFMAGRKERGRG; translated from the coding sequence ATGATAAGAAAAATAACACTTGGACTCGTCCAGGTTCTCTTTTTTGTAGCACTGTTTTGGACGCTTAATGGATTATCGGTTTGGCTGCACTTGAAGGTGCCGGGAAGCATTTTGGGACTCATTCTCGTCTTTCTGCTGCTGCAATTTAGAGTGATTAAGGTGGAATGGGTCGAGCTGGGCTCGAAGTGGCTGGTGGCGGAAATGCTGCTGTTTTTCATTCCTCCTGCTGCGGGCATGATGCAGTTTAAAGATTTATTGCTGGGAAGCGGCGTGCAAATTTTGCTCGTTATTGTGGTGACTTCTGTTCTCGTCATGGTGTGCGCTGGCGTAATGACGCAATTCATGGCGGGCAGGAAAGAGCGGGGCAGAGGATGA